A portion of the Bactrocera neohumeralis isolate Rockhampton chromosome 2, APGP_CSIRO_Bneo_wtdbg2-racon-allhic-juicebox.fasta_v2, whole genome shotgun sequence genome contains these proteins:
- the LOC126751398 gene encoding cytochrome c oxidase assembly protein COX20, mitochondrial — MDDPRLMVDEEPIRRELKVFGRDVSQIPCFRNSYLYGIGGGVAVGIATFLGTSRTRLSTHVGFGTFFTSTLGYWLVCRYQWSKKRFEYQQLKEAMRKQGLYEGTDLERQLLEEA; from the exons ATGGATGACCCGAGACTAATGGTTGACGAGGAACCAATCAGAAGA GAGCTGAAAGTATTTGGACGTGATGTTTCACAAATACCCTGCTTTCGTAATAGTTATCTATACGGGATTGGTGGTGGTGTAGCGGTAGGGATTGCTACCTTCCTGGGCACTTCGCGTACTCGGCTGTCGACACATGTAGGTTTTGGCACATTTTTCACCAGCACACTTGGCTATTGGCTGGTTTGCAG GTATCAATGGTCTAAAAAACGTTTTGAGTATCAACAGTTAAAGGAAGCTATGCGTAAACAGGGTCTATACGAGGGCACCGACCTCGAACGACAGTTACTGGAAGAGGCATAA